In Equus caballus isolate H_3958 breed thoroughbred chromosome 7, TB-T2T, whole genome shotgun sequence, one DNA window encodes the following:
- the S1PR2 gene encoding sphingosine 1-phosphate receptor 2: protein MGSLYSEYLSPSKVLEHYNYTKETLDKQEASRQVASSLIILLCCAIVLENLLVLIAVIRNSKFHSAMYLFLGNLAASDLLAGVAFVANTLLSGPVTLRLTPVQWFAREGSAFITLSASVFSLLAIAIERHVAIAKVKVYGSDKSCRMLLLIGASWLISLVLGGLPILGWNCLGLLEACSTVLPLYAKQYVLCVVSIFSIILLAIVVLYIRIYCVVRSSHPDVTGPQTLALLKTVTIVLGVFIVCWLPAFSILLLDYACPVRACPILYKAQYFFAFATLNSLLNPVIYTWRSQDLRQEVLRLLLCWRPAARMQGRRAGTPGHSLLPLRSSSSLERSMHMPTSPTCLEGNTEV from the coding sequence ATGGGCAGCCTGTACTCGGAGTACCTCAGCCCCAGCAAGGTCCTGGAACACTATAATTACACCAAGGAGACGCTGGACAAGCAGGAGGCCTCCCGCCAGGTGGCCTCGAGCCTGATCATCCTCCTCTGCTGTGCCATCGTGCTGGAGAACCTGCTGGTGCTCATCGCCGTCATACGCAACAGTAAGTTCCACTCGGCCATGTACCTGTTCCTGGGCAACCTGGCCGCCTCGGACCTGCTGGCGGGCGTGGCCTTTGTCGCCAACACCTTGCTCTCAGGCCCGGTCACACTGCGCCTGACACCTGTACAGTGGTTTGCCCGCGAGGGCTCTGCCTTCATCACGCTCTCCGCCTCCGTCTTCAGCCTCCTGGCCATCGCCATCGAGCGGCACGTGGCCATTGCCAAGGTCAAGGTCTACGGCAGCGACAAGAGCTGTCGCATGCTGCTGCTCATCGGCGCCTCGTGGCTCATCTCGCTGGTTCTCGGGGGCCTGCCCATCCTTGGCTGGAACTGTCTGGGCCTCCTGGAGGCCTGCTCCACCGTTCTGCCGCTCTACGCCAAGCAGTACGTGCTCTGCGTGGTCTCCATCTTTTCCATTATCTTGTTGGCCATCGTGGTGCTGTACATCCGCATCTACTGCGTGGTCCGCTCCAGCCATCCCGATGTGACTGGCCCACAGACGTTGGCCCTGCTCAAGACGGTCACCATCGTGCTGGGCGTCTTCATCGTCTGCTGGCTGCCCGCCTTTAGCATCCTCCTCCTGGACTACGCCTGTCCCGTCCGGGCCTGCCCCATCCTCTACAAGGCCCAGTACTTCTTTGCCTTCGCCACCCTCAACTCACTGCTCAACCCTGTCATCTACACGTGGCGCAGCCAGGACCTGCGGCAGGAGGTGTTGCGGCTGCTGCTGTGCTGGCGGCCTGCGGCGAGGATGCAGGGACGGCGGGCCGGGACCCCAGGCCACAGCCTCCTGCCCCTCCGCAGCTCCAGCTCCCTGGAGAGGAGCATGCACATGCCCACATCACCCACGTGTCTGGAGGGCAACACGGAGGTCTGA